In candidate division KSB1 bacterium, one DNA window encodes the following:
- the porD gene encoding pyruvate synthase subunit PorD: MSLKSWRELPTGGVILEAGNAAEYKTGSWRAFKPVWIEERCIQCLFCWLYCPEPAVKVVDGKMQGFDYDYCKGCGICAKECPEKAHAIEMVPEF, encoded by the coding sequence ATGAGCCTGAAGAGCTGGAGAGAGCTTCCCACCGGCGGGGTCATCTTGGAAGCAGGCAATGCCGCAGAGTACAAGACAGGTTCGTGGCGTGCCTTTAAGCCAGTGTGGATTGAGGAACGCTGCATTCAATGCTTGTTCTGTTGGCTCTATTGCCCGGAGCCCGCAGTAAAAGTGGTGGATGGCAAGATGCAGGGCTTTGATTATGACTACTGTAAGGGATGCGGCATCTGTGCGAAGGAGTGCCCTGAGAAGGCCCACGCAATCGAAATGGTGCCGGAATTTTAG